In the Candidatus Methylomirabilota bacterium genome, one interval contains:
- a CDS encoding Pycsar system effector family protein, which translates to MEVLGTGSHLDHFIRQTRVHHMHLSSMADVKANMMLTISALVITFSIGHLSHPYLRWPVLVLIVSCLATVVSAAYAVMPKLDRDFRPNLDRPDCNILFFGNFMNLEYEEFARLMEGVMNNSSQVYEAQVREVYELGVFLGRRKYVYVRLAYVFFIAGLLASAAVLVGVEILATAR; encoded by the coding sequence ATGGAGGTTTTGGGCACGGGCAGTCACCTGGACCATTTCATACGCCAGACCCGCGTGCACCACATGCACCTGAGCTCCATGGCCGACGTAAAGGCCAACATGATGCTCACCATATCGGCCCTGGTCATCACGTTCTCGATCGGGCACCTCTCGCACCCCTATCTCAGATGGCCGGTGCTCGTGCTGATCGTGTCCTGCCTCGCCACGGTGGTCTCGGCGGCCTACGCGGTCATGCCCAAGCTCGACAGGGATTTTCGGCCGAACCTGGACAGACCCGACTGCAACATCCTGTTCTTCGGCAACTTCATGAACCTGGAGTACGAGGAATTCGCGCGGCTCATGGAGGGGGTGATGAACAACTCGTCGCAGGTCTACGAGGCGCAGGTCCGCGAGGTGTACGAGCTCGGCGTCTTCCTGGGACGGAGGAAGTACGTGTACGTCCGGCTCGCCTACGTGTTCTTCATCGCCGGCTTGCTGGCGAGCGCCGCGGTCCTTGTGGGAGTCGAGATCCTCGCGACGGCGCGATGA